One genomic region from Mastacembelus armatus chromosome 21, fMasArm1.2, whole genome shotgun sequence encodes:
- the esyt3 gene encoding extended synaptotagmin-3, translating into MAAAGQSLPNGPSEGAGLGDNISIHGSTETLNSSAVNRILMEFLFYFGKALIIFYPVYLTGYLGLSISWVLLCMLMVTWWQKNRQWKDSRIGTAIEFMDNETHVINEKLQSALHMASWVNISDVEKADWINKVLLQAWPFFGMYMEKLLKESIQPSVRLSSPALKMFTFTKVHFGHRPVRITGMKAYTHEVDHREVILDLNISYEGDVNIDTVVKPPITAGVKDLKLKGLLRVILGPLIGQAPLVGGVTLFFIRCPTLELNWTGATNILDSPAFSSLSEATILDTIASIMVLPNRMCIPLIDQVKMDQMRFPLPRGVVRVHLLEARDLVAKDTYMMGLVKGKSDPYATLRVGNRHFKSKTIKENLNPIWKEVYEFVVHEAPGQELEMEVYDEDTDKDDFLGRYNLDFGEVKKEKEMDKWFRLEGIQSGEVHLKLQWFSLQADSSLLMESSDGQACAMLAVYLDNASNLPKHSEIVDRQKHGKNTKEARLTRRTALPNSFVEFSVDNDVQKSQVKLASKDPVWEQGFVFFVHNVKTQQLFVQVKESEKKTVLGVLNLPLSRLLNASDMTLDQRFQLERSGANSQIKLKAALRILTLEKPKPKAIPNPLPQVKQQKPHTNQQSNGNISTPPVAATSTPALSSSNIPVVQASAPAKAADSQNGSNDDFVSHHRDSYLAADTSQSPHSSSSMRRYDSHSLLSENSIASSRFDLSEGALYPEAIRKHQGSFGEIHLTVRYATLRNKLIILVDACRNLFPCSENGTDSYVRLYLLPDQTWRHRKRTHVKKKTVNPVFNAKFEFDVSLEEAQTRKLDVSVKNNKMFHTRERKDIGMVLLDLSQLDLVKGVTEWYELTLPGLKKTI; encoded by the exons ATGGCAGCCGCCGGACAGAGCTTACCGAACGGGCCGTCGGAGGGCGCCGGGCTCGGGGATAACATCTCGATCCACGGCAGCACCGAGACGTTGAACTCGTCCGCTGTCAACCGCATCCTGATGGAGTTCCTCTTTTACTTTGGGAAAGCCTTGATCATCTTCTACCCCGTGTATCTGACAGGGTACCTGGGCCTCAGTATCAGCTGGGTGCTGCTGTGCATGTTGATGGTCACATGGTGGCAGAAGAATCGCCAGTGGAAAGACTCCCGGATCGGAACCGCCATCGAATTCATGGACAATGAAACGCATGTGATCAACGAGAAGCTGCAGAGTGCTTTACACATGGCATCATGG GTCAATATCTCTGATGTTGAGAAAGCAGACTGGATCAACAAG GTGCTGCTGCAGGCCTGGCCCTTCTTTGGGATGTACATGGAAAAGCTTCTGAAAGAAAGCATCCAGCCATCTGTCAGGCTTTCCAGCCCCGCACtcaaaatgtttacatttaccAAAGTTCACTTTGGACACAGA CCTGTCAGGATCACTGGAATGAAAGCTTACACCCATGAAGTGGACCACAGGGAGGTGATTCTGGACTTGAATATAAG TTATGAAGGCGATGTGAACATCGACACTGTGGTGAAGCCGCCAATCACAGCTGGAGTCAAAGACCTGAAA CTCAAGGGGTTGCTGAGGGTCATTTTAGGACCCCTCATTGGTCAAGCACCACTGGTCGGAGGAGTAACCTTATTTTTCATACGCTGCCCA accCTAGAACTCAACTGGACTGGTGCTACTAACATTTTGGACAGTCCTGCCTTCAG TTCCTTGTCTGAGGCGACCATCTTAGACACCATTGCCTCAATCATGGTGTTGCCCAACCGCATGTGTATTCCCTTAATAGACCAGGTCAAAATGGATCAGATGAGGTTTCCACTACCTCGT GGTGTGGTGAGGGTGCATTTGCTGGAGGCCAGAGATCTGGTGGCTAAGGACACATATATGATGGGTTTAGTGAAAGGCAAATCAGACCCCTACGCAACACTTCGAGTCGGTAATCGCCATTTCAAAAGCAAGACCATCAAAGAGAATCTGAACCCAATATGGAAGGAAGTGTATGAG TTTGTTGTCCATGAGGCCCCGGGGCAGGAATTGGAAATGGAGGTATATGATGAGGACACAGATAAGGATGACTTCCTTGGACG GTATAACCTTGATTTCGGAGAAgtgaagaaggagaaagaaatggATAAG TGGTTTCGTCTGGAAGGGATCCAGAGTGGCGAAGTGCATCTCAAGCTCCAGTGGTTTTCCCTTCAGGCTGACTCCAGCCTGCTGATGGAG TCTTCAGATGGCCAAGCCTGTGCAATGCTTGCAGTGTATCTGGACAATGCCTCAAACCTACCA AAACACAGTGAGATCGTGGATCGCCAGAAACATGGGAAGAACACAAAAGAGGCTCGG CTCACAAGAAGAACTGCACTTCCCAACTCCTTTGTGGAATTTTCCGTTGATAATGATGTTCAGAAAAGCCAG GTTAAATTAGCATCTAAAGATCCAGTATGGGAGCAGGGCTTCGTCTTCTTTGTGcacaatgtgaaaacacagcaaCTCTTTGTTCAG gtgaaagaaagtgagaaaaagacTGTGCTTGGTGTTCTAAATTTGCCCCTGAGTCGCCTCCTCAACGCCTCTGACATGACACTGGACCAACGCTTCCAGCTGGAGCGCTCTGGAGCAAACAGTCAGATCAAACTGAAGGCCGCTCTCAGG ATTCTTACTTTGGAAAAGCCTAAGCCCAAAGCTATCCCCAATCCTCTTCCACAAGTCAAACAGCAAAAACCACACACCAACCAACAAAGTAATGGAAATATATCCACTCCCCCCGTTGCTGCAACCTCAACTCCTGCACTTTCCTCCAGCAACATCCCTGTTGTCCAAGCCTCAGCTCCAGCCAAAGCAGCTGATTCCCAGAATGGCTCTAATGATGATTTTGTGTCTCATCATCGTGATTCCTACCTGGCTGCTGACACCAGCCAATCGCCTCATTCCTCATCAAGCATGCGCCGATATGACTCACACAGCCTGCTGTCGGAGAACTCCATCGCGTCGTCACGTTTTGACCTTTCAGAGGGAGCCTTGTACCCAGA gGCCATCAGGAAACATCAAGGTTCTTTTGGAGAGATCCATCTGACTGTACGCTATGCCACCCTGAGAAACAAACTCATCATTTTGGTTGATGCTTGCAG GAACCTATTCCCCTGCAGTGAGAATGGCACAGACTCTTATGTGCGCCTGTATTTGCTCCCTGATCAAACCTGGAGACATCGCAAGCGGACACATGTCAAGAAGAAGACGGTCAATCCCGTCTTCAATGCCAA GTTTGAGTTTGATGTTTCACTTGAGGAAGCGCAAACAAGGAAGTTGGATGTGTCcgtgaaaaacaacaaaatgttccACACACGAGAGAGAAAGGACATTGGCATG GTGCTACTAGATCTTTCACAGCTGGATCTAGTCAAAGGTGTCACAGAATG GTATGAGCTCACATTGCCTGGGCTAAAGAAAACCATTTAA